From the genome of Plectropomus leopardus isolate mb chromosome 13, YSFRI_Pleo_2.0, whole genome shotgun sequence, one region includes:
- the znf346 gene encoding zinc finger protein 346 isoform X1, with amino-acid sequence MAVEMQTDDFPYLPSGLAEVNKMIKEHSDLFSDSQCKVCSAVLISESQKLTHYQSKKHANKVRRYLSSQNEKEPAVKKFKSPSESDCNNGDSDRSKACHLCDMTFSSPVMAESHYQGKVHAKHLRLKTFGPQAPAVASQTPPTAQPKKKPADDSSGMPAMGGNNNNPDRFCSICQASFNNPLMAQQHYVGKKHRKQMTKLKLMETYGPSTAPGQATEPASTVKGYPCTVCNLELNSVEQYHFHISGAKHKNQVKKSRRNTAENQDAAEQPYEADNQSAGGDNLCTAADDQYAPGDDQYAPGDDQYAPGDDQYTPGDDQYAPGDDQYALADDTQYVAEDNQYAPEDTEYSEEDQFT; translated from the exons ATGGCCGTCGAGATGCAAACGGACGATTTCCCTTATTTACCTTCGGGGCTGGCGGAGG TAAATAAGATGATAAAGGAGCATAGCGACCTGTTTTCTGACTCCCAGTGTAAAGTCTGCAGTGCTGTCCTAATTTCGGAGTCTCAGAAGTTGACTCATTATCAG AGCAAGAAACATGCCAACAAAGTGCGCCGTTATCTTTCCAGCCAAAATGAGAAGGAGCCAGCGGTCAAAAAGTTCAAGTCACCATCTGAGAGT GACTGTAACAACGGAGACAGCGACCGGTCTAAGGCGTGTCATTTATGTGACATGACCTTCTCCTCTCCTGTGATGGCCGAATCTCACTACCAGGGCAAAGTTCACGCCAAGCACCTGAGGCTGAAAACCTTTGGTCCCCAGGCCCCAG CAGTAGCCTCACAAACACCACCAACAGCGCAGCCTAAGAAGAAACCTGCAGATGATTCGAGCGGCATGCCGGCGATGGgcggcaacaacaacaacccggACCGCTTCTGCTCAATCTGCCAGGCCTCCTTCAACAACCCACTCATGGCCCAGCAGCACTACGTGGGCAAGAAGCATAGAAAACAGATGACCAAGCTGAAACTGATGGAGACGTACGGCCCCTCCACTGCACCAGGTCAGGCCACAGAACCAG CTTCCACAGTGAAGGGCTACCCGTGCACCGTCTGCAACCTTGAGCTGAACTCCGTGGAGCAGTACCATTTTCATATCAGTGGTGCCAAACATAAGAACCA AGTGAAAAAATCACGCCGGAACACTGCAGAGAACCAAGACGCAGCAGAACAACCGTACGAGGCCGACAACCAGTCCGCTGGCGGAGACAACCTGTGCACTGCGGCAGACGACCAGTACGCTCCCGGGGATGACCAGTACGCCCCTGGGGATGACCAGTACGCCCCCGGGGATGACCAGTACACCCCTGGGGATGACCAGTACGCCCCCGGGGATGACCAGTATGCCCTGGCAGATGACACACAGTACGTAGCCGAAGATAACCAGTACGCTCCGGAGGACACAGAGTACTCAGAGGAGGACCAATTTACTTGA
- the znf346 gene encoding zinc finger protein 346 isoform X4 → MAVEMQTDDFPYLPSGLAEVNKMIKEHSDLFSDSQCKVCSAVLISESQKLTHYQSKKHANKVRRYLSSQNEKEPAVKKFKSPSESDCNNGDSDRSKACHLCDMTFSSPVMAESHYQGKVHAKHLRLKTFGPQAPVASQTPPTAQPKKKPADDSSGMPAMGGNNNNPDRFCSICQASFNNPLMAQQHYVGKKHRKQMTKLKLMETYGPSTAPASTVKGYPCTVCNLELNSVEQYHFHISGAKHKNQVKKSRRNTAENQDAAEQPYEADNQSAGGDNLCTAADDQYAPGDDQYAPGDDQYAPGDDQYTPGDDQYAPGDDQYALADDTQYVAEDNQYAPEDTEYSEEDQFT, encoded by the exons ATGGCCGTCGAGATGCAAACGGACGATTTCCCTTATTTACCTTCGGGGCTGGCGGAGG TAAATAAGATGATAAAGGAGCATAGCGACCTGTTTTCTGACTCCCAGTGTAAAGTCTGCAGTGCTGTCCTAATTTCGGAGTCTCAGAAGTTGACTCATTATCAG AGCAAGAAACATGCCAACAAAGTGCGCCGTTATCTTTCCAGCCAAAATGAGAAGGAGCCAGCGGTCAAAAAGTTCAAGTCACCATCTGAGAGT GACTGTAACAACGGAGACAGCGACCGGTCTAAGGCGTGTCATTTATGTGACATGACCTTCTCCTCTCCTGTGATGGCCGAATCTCACTACCAGGGCAAAGTTCACGCCAAGCACCTGAGGCTGAAAACCTTTGGTCCCCAGGCCCCAG TAGCCTCACAAACACCACCAACAGCGCAGCCTAAGAAGAAACCTGCAGATGATTCGAGCGGCATGCCGGCGATGGgcggcaacaacaacaacccggACCGCTTCTGCTCAATCTGCCAGGCCTCCTTCAACAACCCACTCATGGCCCAGCAGCACTACGTGGGCAAGAAGCATAGAAAACAGATGACCAAGCTGAAACTGATGGAGACGTACGGCCCCTCCACTGCACCAG CTTCCACAGTGAAGGGCTACCCGTGCACCGTCTGCAACCTTGAGCTGAACTCCGTGGAGCAGTACCATTTTCATATCAGTGGTGCCAAACATAAGAACCA AGTGAAAAAATCACGCCGGAACACTGCAGAGAACCAAGACGCAGCAGAACAACCGTACGAGGCCGACAACCAGTCCGCTGGCGGAGACAACCTGTGCACTGCGGCAGACGACCAGTACGCTCCCGGGGATGACCAGTACGCCCCTGGGGATGACCAGTACGCCCCCGGGGATGACCAGTACACCCCTGGGGATGACCAGTACGCCCCCGGGGATGACCAGTATGCCCTGGCAGATGACACACAGTACGTAGCCGAAGATAACCAGTACGCTCCGGAGGACACAGAGTACTCAGAGGAGGACCAATTTACTTGA
- the znf346 gene encoding zinc finger protein 346 isoform X2, with translation MAVEMQTDDFPYLPSGLAEVNKMIKEHSDLFSDSQCKVCSAVLISESQKLTHYQSKKHANKVRRYLSSQNEKEPAVKKFKSPSESDCNNGDSDRSKACHLCDMTFSSPVMAESHYQGKVHAKHLRLKTFGPQAPVASQTPPTAQPKKKPADDSSGMPAMGGNNNNPDRFCSICQASFNNPLMAQQHYVGKKHRKQMTKLKLMETYGPSTAPGQATEPASTVKGYPCTVCNLELNSVEQYHFHISGAKHKNQVKKSRRNTAENQDAAEQPYEADNQSAGGDNLCTAADDQYAPGDDQYAPGDDQYAPGDDQYTPGDDQYAPGDDQYALADDTQYVAEDNQYAPEDTEYSEEDQFT, from the exons ATGGCCGTCGAGATGCAAACGGACGATTTCCCTTATTTACCTTCGGGGCTGGCGGAGG TAAATAAGATGATAAAGGAGCATAGCGACCTGTTTTCTGACTCCCAGTGTAAAGTCTGCAGTGCTGTCCTAATTTCGGAGTCTCAGAAGTTGACTCATTATCAG AGCAAGAAACATGCCAACAAAGTGCGCCGTTATCTTTCCAGCCAAAATGAGAAGGAGCCAGCGGTCAAAAAGTTCAAGTCACCATCTGAGAGT GACTGTAACAACGGAGACAGCGACCGGTCTAAGGCGTGTCATTTATGTGACATGACCTTCTCCTCTCCTGTGATGGCCGAATCTCACTACCAGGGCAAAGTTCACGCCAAGCACCTGAGGCTGAAAACCTTTGGTCCCCAGGCCCCAG TAGCCTCACAAACACCACCAACAGCGCAGCCTAAGAAGAAACCTGCAGATGATTCGAGCGGCATGCCGGCGATGGgcggcaacaacaacaacccggACCGCTTCTGCTCAATCTGCCAGGCCTCCTTCAACAACCCACTCATGGCCCAGCAGCACTACGTGGGCAAGAAGCATAGAAAACAGATGACCAAGCTGAAACTGATGGAGACGTACGGCCCCTCCACTGCACCAGGTCAGGCCACAGAACCAG CTTCCACAGTGAAGGGCTACCCGTGCACCGTCTGCAACCTTGAGCTGAACTCCGTGGAGCAGTACCATTTTCATATCAGTGGTGCCAAACATAAGAACCA AGTGAAAAAATCACGCCGGAACACTGCAGAGAACCAAGACGCAGCAGAACAACCGTACGAGGCCGACAACCAGTCCGCTGGCGGAGACAACCTGTGCACTGCGGCAGACGACCAGTACGCTCCCGGGGATGACCAGTACGCCCCTGGGGATGACCAGTACGCCCCCGGGGATGACCAGTACACCCCTGGGGATGACCAGTACGCCCCCGGGGATGACCAGTATGCCCTGGCAGATGACACACAGTACGTAGCCGAAGATAACCAGTACGCTCCGGAGGACACAGAGTACTCAGAGGAGGACCAATTTACTTGA
- the znf346 gene encoding zinc finger protein 346 isoform X3 has translation MAVEMQTDDFPYLPSGLAEVNKMIKEHSDLFSDSQCKVCSAVLISESQKLTHYQSKKHANKVRRYLSSQNEKEPAVKKFKSPSESDCNNGDSDRSKACHLCDMTFSSPVMAESHYQGKVHAKHLRLKTFGPQAPAVASQTPPTAQPKKKPADDSSGMPAMGGNNNNPDRFCSICQASFNNPLMAQQHYVGKKHRKQMTKLKLMETYGPSTAPASTVKGYPCTVCNLELNSVEQYHFHISGAKHKNQVKKSRRNTAENQDAAEQPYEADNQSAGGDNLCTAADDQYAPGDDQYAPGDDQYAPGDDQYTPGDDQYAPGDDQYALADDTQYVAEDNQYAPEDTEYSEEDQFT, from the exons ATGGCCGTCGAGATGCAAACGGACGATTTCCCTTATTTACCTTCGGGGCTGGCGGAGG TAAATAAGATGATAAAGGAGCATAGCGACCTGTTTTCTGACTCCCAGTGTAAAGTCTGCAGTGCTGTCCTAATTTCGGAGTCTCAGAAGTTGACTCATTATCAG AGCAAGAAACATGCCAACAAAGTGCGCCGTTATCTTTCCAGCCAAAATGAGAAGGAGCCAGCGGTCAAAAAGTTCAAGTCACCATCTGAGAGT GACTGTAACAACGGAGACAGCGACCGGTCTAAGGCGTGTCATTTATGTGACATGACCTTCTCCTCTCCTGTGATGGCCGAATCTCACTACCAGGGCAAAGTTCACGCCAAGCACCTGAGGCTGAAAACCTTTGGTCCCCAGGCCCCAG CAGTAGCCTCACAAACACCACCAACAGCGCAGCCTAAGAAGAAACCTGCAGATGATTCGAGCGGCATGCCGGCGATGGgcggcaacaacaacaacccggACCGCTTCTGCTCAATCTGCCAGGCCTCCTTCAACAACCCACTCATGGCCCAGCAGCACTACGTGGGCAAGAAGCATAGAAAACAGATGACCAAGCTGAAACTGATGGAGACGTACGGCCCCTCCACTGCACCAG CTTCCACAGTGAAGGGCTACCCGTGCACCGTCTGCAACCTTGAGCTGAACTCCGTGGAGCAGTACCATTTTCATATCAGTGGTGCCAAACATAAGAACCA AGTGAAAAAATCACGCCGGAACACTGCAGAGAACCAAGACGCAGCAGAACAACCGTACGAGGCCGACAACCAGTCCGCTGGCGGAGACAACCTGTGCACTGCGGCAGACGACCAGTACGCTCCCGGGGATGACCAGTACGCCCCTGGGGATGACCAGTACGCCCCCGGGGATGACCAGTACACCCCTGGGGATGACCAGTACGCCCCCGGGGATGACCAGTATGCCCTGGCAGATGACACACAGTACGTAGCCGAAGATAACCAGTACGCTCCGGAGGACACAGAGTACTCAGAGGAGGACCAATTTACTTGA